Genomic DNA from Peribacillus simplex NBRC 15720 = DSM 1321:
GTGGATTGAATATTATATTCATTTGTTAATTCTGAAATATAATCTATTTGTTGATATAGTGATTGTAATAGTGGAGCTTGATCCGTATATTGACCTTCTAAATAAAATAATTGTAATCTTACTGCTGTTAAAGGTGTATTGATGTCATGCCTTAATTTATTTAAGAGTTCCTTTTTCATTTCCACTTGTTGCTTTAGTTCCAATTCTCGATAGGTCGTTCTTTCAATTAGTAAGTTCACCGATTTAGTTAAGTTCCCGATTTCATCATTGCTTTTAATCTCTAATTTATTCGGAACCTCCTCATCACTAGCTAAATTCCTGATGGTTTCATTCAATAGATTTATTTTATTTAATAGCGAGTTAATAGATTTGGAAAATAAGAAGGCTAACAATAATAATGATAAAATAAATACTCCCAGCATTGTAGGGTATGCAAAGGATTCATGAAAAGGAATGTCATTATTTTTGGTTTTAAAGGCCAAATCATAAATTACTGACATAAGGATACTGATTAACAGTAATATAAATGGCACGCTAATAACGGCGATAAATAACAATAGCTGGTATTTTTTCTTTAATTTCATTTCTTTATATAGGTATTCAATCTATACCCTTCTCCATATATATTTTGGATGATCTCACCGGTGTTATCATTGATTTTTGTTCTAACTTTTTTGATGTGTACATTAATGATATTTTGATTCCTATCTTCGAGCTGCCATAAATATTCAAAGAAATGTTCCTTCGTTAAAATCCGATTCCTATTTTCATATAAATAAAAAAATATTTTACGCTCTATCGCAGTAAAAACCACTTCATGATGCAAGTCATTATTGAATACCTTTTTATGTTCAGCATCAATATATAAATGTTTAATTTGCGTAAAAGTACCATATTGATTATCCAGCAATTTCTGCATTCTTAGTAATAGCTCCCTAGGATCAAAAGGCTTAGTCATATAATCCTCACCAATTGCCAAGCCTTGGAGTTTGCTATCCATATCATTTCTGGCGGATAGAAAAATAACTGGAATATTTAATCCTAGACTTTTTACTTTATTTGTTATTTGATAGCCATCATCTCCTGGCAGCATAACATCCATAATGATTAAATCCACCTCATGGATTATATCTAAAATATCTTTTCCTTCTTTCACCCAACATACATTGTACTCTTCACGTTGCAAAATTTTTTTCAATAAATCACCAATCATCAAATCATCTTCAACAATTAAAATATTATATCTTTTCATCACAGGGCCTTTCTTTGTTCAATTCATTTGATAAATTCCATGGCAAGATCATATATCTCATCAGGCACGTATAAATAAATGCTGTGCGTCCCTTTCAGTTTTATTACATCCGATTTTAATAGTTTCTCTGCAAACTCCTCATAATCTTCATTCTTTTGTTTTGTATATTTTGAATTTTTATTTTCATCGGCAATCGCATCTAAAAATAAAATGGGTGTTTCTTTTGGAATCGGCAAGTTAACTGATTTTTCACCATTATTGTAACTCTGGAAAAGCTCTTGCTCCATATCATCATTAAAAAACTGTTTATATGATAGTGCTTTATACATTTCCTTTTCATGGTCAGTTAAGAATGATTGCCGAATCACTTCGGGATTATAAACAGCAGAAGGAACAAGACGGTGCAAACCCATTTTCGTTAACATATTCACTCCTCTTACAGTCAATGAATCTACCATACCCATTTTATGAGTTACATATTGGTGCGGTAAACCAATATCCAAAGCAATAATTCCCTTTACTTCACTTGGGTATTTTTGTGCCCAGTAAATAGCTTCAATACCTGATACTGAGTGTGGAACCAAAAAATAAGGAGGTTTATTTCCACTTTCAATTAACGATTTCCTACTTTGTTCCAATATTGTATCAATATCCCTATCATCATGAAAAACATCACTATATCCATATCCAGCTCTTTCAATGACTGCAATCTTATTTTCTTTTGCAAACTTACTATATAACCCTTTCAATTCATAAACAGGAGCAGCAATCCCGGAACCTGACATAAAAACGTATGCATCCTCACCGCTGCCTTCAGTATATACATTAATTTCTTTGTTATTAAAATCAACGGACATTCCTTCACTAATTAATGATGATTCCTTGCCTTTTTGATAATTATGGTAAATAAAAACAGCCATTGCCACAAATATGATAATAGCAATGAAGGTAAAAAATATATTCTTTGATACTTTCAACATTTTTCCCATATAGAAAACTCCTTTCAAGTGATACAGAAAGGATATATGTTAAAAATAAATTTCTAATTAATTTTCTTTTATATTTACACTTTTCACTTAAGAAAAATTTTAACGACAATGATCAATGACCAGTGAATTTACATTAGAAAAAGCTGCGCCAAGCGCAGCCTTAACTATTGAAGGAAAGCCCCCCTGAATTTACGAATGAAGTATTAGCAGCCCTCTACCATATTCCTAAGTATAAATAATATTATATGTGGGTTTAATCACTCCGTTAGGATATTGTTTCATTTCAACTAAATCTAATTTTAGACTTGGCTTAACGCTGCCGAAAAGAGGGATGCCTTCACCGATTATTACTGGATTCACTTTAAGCACCAATTGATCAATGAGTTTATGTTTTAATAACGTTCCAGCCAGTTCTCCGCCCCCGCAAAGCCATAGCTTTCCGTCACCTTGCTGCTTGAGGTTTTCAATAAACGCAACGGCGTTTCCTTCGATAAGTTCTACCTCCTCATTCGATTCAAACTGAAGGGAGCTTGAAAATATATAATGTTTCAAACCCTTATAACCTGGTTCACCCGGTTTAGCTCCGAATTGAAATCCAAATTCATATGTTTTACTTCCCATCAATACCGCTTCATATTGTTGGATATCGGATAAAAAGTCTGGGACATGATCTCCTTCAAATAAGAAAAAAGAATTATTGATATTCCCTTCGAACATTGCTTGGTCGGCAATGAAATTATCCAGTGAAACGGCTACATGATATACCAATTCTGCCACTTAGTCATCCCTCCAAAAGTGATTACACATTTTACATTGACGTAATTTCATTAGCCTCATATGAACGATGTCCCATAATCTTTATAAAAGGTATCAGATAGCCATATCCATTATTCTTTTGATATGGTCTTCATTTGTTTCGACACCCACTTGAGTACATAGGTATTTATTAAGTCTAAGGAATTCCGGGATCATACGTCTCAACGTTTTAATAATTTCATTTGAATTGCGGCCACAATCCCAACTTTCCAACAGGGATAATTGCGTTCCATCTAATTTACTTCTATTGCCCTCGATTTTTGTCCATACTCCATATGGCACATCTACATGTTCTTCCATTTCCATATACCACCCAGACACAATCAGCCACCGTATCCTATCAAGATTGGATAGTGCATATAACATTTCTCTTCTCATAACGGCTCTGTAGGTTTCATGGACAAAAGCAAGCACCTTTCCTCTCCAAT
This window encodes:
- a CDS encoding response regulator transcription factor, with protein sequence MKRYNILIVEDDLMIGDLLKKILQREEYNVCWVKEGKDILDIIHEVDLIIMDVMLPGDDGYQITNKVKSLGLNIPVIFLSARNDMDSKLQGLAIGEDYMTKPFDPRELLLRMQKLLDNQYGTFTQIKHLYIDAEHKKVFNNDLHHEVVFTAIERKIFFYLYENRNRILTKEHFFEYLWQLEDRNQNIINVHIKKVRTKINDNTGEIIQNIYGEGYRLNTYIKK
- a CDS encoding alpha/beta fold hydrolase, whose amino-acid sequence is MGKMLKVSKNIFFTFIAIIIFVAMAVFIYHNYQKGKESSLISEGMSVDFNNKEINVYTEGSGEDAYVFMSGSGIAAPVYELKGLYSKFAKENKIAVIERAGYGYSDVFHDDRDIDTILEQSRKSLIESGNKPPYFLVPHSVSGIEAIYWAQKYPSEVKGIIALDIGLPHQYVTHKMGMVDSLTVRGVNMLTKMGLHRLVPSAVYNPEVIRQSFLTDHEKEMYKALSYKQFFNDDMEQELFQSYNNGEKSVNLPIPKETPILFLDAIADENKNSKYTKQKNEDYEEFAEKLLKSDVIKLKGTHSIYLYVPDEIYDLAMEFIK
- a CDS encoding dihydrofolate reductase family protein, with translation MAELVYHVAVSLDNFIADQAMFEGNINNSFFLFEGDHVPDFLSDIQQYEAVLMGSKTYEFGFQFGAKPGEPGYKGLKHYIFSSSLQFESNEEVELIEGNAVAFIENLKQQGDGKLWLCGGGELAGTLLKHKLIDQLVLKVNPVIIGEGIPLFGSVKPSLKLDLVEMKQYPNGVIKPTYNIIYT